The following are encoded together in the Clostridium sp. BJN0013 genome:
- a CDS encoding ABC transporter ATP-binding protein encodes MNAVVQISDLKKYYGREPNLVKALDGINLCVESGEFITIVGTSGSGKSTLLHMMGGLDKPTCGSVIIEGRELSKMNDEDLTIFRRRQIGFVFQNYNLVPILNVYENIVLPVELDGNKVDRDYVDKVISMLHLEDKLNSLPNNLSGGQQQRVAIARALVSKPAIILADEPTGNLDSRTSQEVMGLLNMSNNEFHQTLVMITHNSEIAQLAHRIIRIEDGKIMDREV; translated from the coding sequence GTGAATGCTGTTGTACAAATTTCAGATTTAAAAAAATATTATGGCAGAGAACCTAATCTTGTGAAAGCCTTGGATGGCATAAATCTATGTGTGGAATCCGGAGAATTTATTACCATTGTCGGTACATCGGGAAGTGGAAAATCTACTCTGCTGCACATGATGGGAGGTCTTGATAAACCAACTTGTGGCAGTGTCATAATTGAGGGCAGGGAATTATCTAAAATGAATGATGAGGATCTCACTATTTTCAGGAGAAGACAAATTGGCTTTGTTTTTCAAAATTATAATCTGGTTCCTATTTTGAATGTGTATGAAAATATTGTGCTGCCTGTTGAATTGGATGGAAACAAGGTGGATAGGGATTATGTGGACAAGGTTATTTCCATGCTTCATTTGGAGGATAAGTTAAATAGTCTGCCAAACAACCTTTCAGGAGGTCAGCAGCAGAGGGTAGCCATTGCACGGGCCCTTGTAAGCAAACCTGCCATTATTCTTGCAGATGAGCCTACGGGAAACCTGGACAGCCGCACCAGCCAGGAAGTAATGGGGCTTTTAAACATGAGTAACAATGAGTTCCATCAAACTCTGGTGATGATAACTCACAATAGTGAAATTGCCCAGCTTGCCCATAGAATTATCCGTATTGAAGATGGAAAAATTATGGACAGGGAGGTGTGA
- a CDS encoding ABC transporter permease: protein MLQNNNGKVINHLAVSSLKSNKMRNFFIAFTVVLSVSLLAVMGLFYSALRESDKKAVAKVQHVIYEGVNKEQFESLKKDKRIEYAALYKQGQSFEMEGHMIRPVYFDGNSKKIETIKLSDGKLPQKENEIVVDKSYMRETKRKAELGETISFTFLDGTTEKFVISGYTDSRVNLGAYPVLFSKEYAEKGEQFKNVPYGALVRINGAEKMSKDQFIEVIHSIGQDYGIERKYINENNSFANMLSMNFQDGMVIIGIGIGILLVSVLVIYSIFYISVVSRTRQFGQFRTLGMTGRQIRKMVNREGLILCAVGIPIGLVIGGIIAYFLKPEGWNWINSAFIAVIVAAADIITLLFSIHKPAKLASTVSPLEASKFSFYSGGKKETSKLHRRITPMNLALMNSIRNRKKTFLTMLSLGIGGVLFLMAATFIVSINKDEYSRQTAFYFGEYLIEFSYNKVETSEHGYSDIQINNPLNEKLKEKIKAVPGVKGIKSFKQVNIQYEYNNEKAGDYLTPFTRDKISLLKKLLSEGDFDYDKMIKNNEILVIANDGVKELYGWKFKAGDKIKIHYYNGKPMEKEFKIAACIDDYVSYKDLEGDWGYFLIPDEALNKLMNNMNLTIGFIVSASDFKKEGEQIEKNLNKIVDENSLLSMDTLRERMEQDENSFSIMYGVILGLAAFIVCFSFINLINTLIMNILTRRQELAMMQSIGMSSRQLAVMLHSEGIILAIGNIFITLVLGTSLGYLLIQAMRDIGTEYFHYHFPVWYLLGYILIILLLPMVISGVQIHFFKKDSLVDRLREQE from the coding sequence ATGCTTCAAAATAACAATGGGAAAGTTATAAATCATCTGGCAGTAAGCAGCCTTAAGAGTAATAAAATGCGTAATTTTTTTATTGCATTTACAGTGGTACTGTCTGTGAGTTTATTAGCGGTTATGGGGCTTTTCTATTCAGCTTTGAGGGAAAGTGATAAAAAAGCAGTGGCAAAGGTTCAGCATGTTATATATGAAGGTGTAAATAAAGAACAGTTTGAATCACTTAAAAAAGATAAACGTATAGAATATGCCGCTCTTTACAAACAGGGACAGAGTTTTGAAATGGAGGGACATATGATCCGCCCTGTTTATTTTGATGGCAATTCTAAAAAGATTGAGACTATAAAATTATCTGATGGAAAACTGCCGCAGAAGGAAAATGAAATTGTTGTAGATAAATCCTACATGAGAGAGACAAAAAGGAAAGCAGAGCTTGGAGAAACTATTTCTTTTACTTTTTTAGATGGAACTACTGAAAAGTTTGTTATTTCAGGTTATACGGACAGTAGGGTAAATTTGGGAGCATATCCTGTATTATTTTCAAAGGAGTATGCTGAAAAAGGGGAGCAATTTAAAAATGTACCCTATGGTGCTCTTGTCCGTATAAATGGCGCAGAAAAGATGTCAAAAGATCAATTTATTGAAGTTATTCATTCCATTGGACAGGATTATGGAATTGAACGTAAATATATAAATGAGAATAATTCCTTTGCCAATATGCTGTCCATGAATTTCCAGGATGGTATGGTTATCATTGGTATAGGCATTGGTATTTTACTGGTAAGTGTTTTAGTTATCTACAGTATATTTTATATTTCTGTTGTAAGCCGCACACGACAGTTTGGACAGTTTCGTACCCTAGGCATGACCGGGAGACAAATCCGTAAAATGGTAAATAGAGAAGGACTTATTCTCTGTGCAGTTGGTATACCTATAGGACTTGTTATAGGGGGAATAATTGCATATTTTTTAAAACCGGAGGGTTGGAACTGGATTAATTCTGCATTCATTGCTGTAATTGTAGCTGCAGCAGATATTATAACACTGCTTTTTTCTATTCACAAACCGGCAAAGCTGGCATCAACCGTATCTCCACTGGAAGCTTCTAAATTTTCCTTTTATTCCGGTGGAAAAAAAGAAACCTCAAAGCTCCATAGAAGAATTACTCCAATGAATCTTGCACTTATGAATTCTATACGAAACCGGAAAAAGACATTTTTGACAATGCTGTCTCTTGGCATAGGTGGAGTATTGTTTTTAATGGCAGCCACTTTTATAGTTTCTATCAATAAAGACGAGTATTCAAGACAGACAGCATTTTATTTTGGAGAGTATTTAATTGAGTTTTCCTACAATAAAGTTGAGACTTCAGAGCATGGATATAGTGATATTCAAATAAATAACCCATTAAATGAAAAGCTGAAGGAAAAGATAAAAGCTGTTCCAGGGGTAAAGGGGATTAAGAGTTTTAAGCAGGTAAATATCCAGTATGAATACAATAATGAAAAAGCAGGGGACTATTTAACACCATTTACTAGGGATAAGATATCATTACTGAAAAAACTCTTGAGTGAAGGAGATTTTGATTATGATAAAATGATAAAAAATAATGAAATTTTAGTAATAGCCAATGATGGTGTAAAAGAGCTTTACGGATGGAAATTTAAGGCTGGAGACAAGATAAAGATACATTACTATAATGGAAAGCCCATGGAAAAGGAATTTAAAATTGCAGCATGTATAGATGATTATGTATCCTACAAGGATTTGGAGGGAGACTGGGGATACTTTCTCATTCCTGATGAAGCGCTTAACAAGCTTATGAACAATATGAACCTTACTATTGGATTTATAGTATCTGCTTCTGATTTTAAAAAAGAGGGAGAGCAAATTGAGAAGAATCTCAATAAAATAGTGGATGAAAATTCTCTTTTAAGTATGGATACATTGAGAGAGAGGATGGAACAGGATGAGAATAGCTTTAGTATTATGTATGGAGTTATTCTGGGACTGGCTGCATTTATAGTGTGTTTTAGTTTTATTAATCTTATAAATACTTTGATTATGAATATTTTAACTCGAAGGCAGGAACTTGCCATGATGCAATCTATCGGCATGAGCAGCAGACAACTAGCTGTAATGCTGCATAGTGAAGGAATTATCCTGGCAATAGGTAATATTTTTATAACACTAGTGTTAGGTACAAGCCTTGGATATTTGCTGATACAGGCAATGAGAGATATAGGGACTGAGTATTTCCATTACCACTTTCCAGTCTGGTACTTATTGGGGTATATCCTGATAATTTTGCTTTTGCCTATGGTAATTTCCGGAGTGCAGATTCACTTTTTTAAGAAAGATTCTCTGGTAGATAGGTTGAGAGAGCAGGAATAA
- a CDS encoding MFS transporter, giving the protein MKKIVFPGIAMIGVTYAFARFSYGLFLPDISNSLKLSEMQAGVPSSFAYIAYCLTLVFSSLLINRAGAYNSIQISGFSAVVGTLCIALSQNLHMLSISTFIAGIGSGLSSPAFSKIAAVNLKPEERDKGNTWINTGTSFGLIISGPLALFFSNYWRLAYIFFAAISFIVILWNRRSIPKTDLQFKQSGLPIERKNRWNISWKRSIHLFIAAFITGISSSIYWTFSRSFLTTEYGMSTMESMFFWILMGIAGILGGVAGNFIRQFGLATSYRGVLLVLLASICLITIPSTISIYCSALLFGISYIFITGVFIVWSVKLFVEAPFLGVSLGFLLLGIGQSFGSLIAGAIIDLASYAFGFLLFAGIGLCGLFVRTPTDTSSNS; this is encoded by the coding sequence GTGAAGAAAATTGTATTTCCTGGTATTGCAATGATTGGTGTAACCTATGCCTTTGCCAGATTCAGTTATGGTCTATTCCTGCCAGATATCTCAAACTCACTTAAGCTGTCAGAAATGCAGGCCGGAGTGCCCAGTTCCTTTGCTTATATAGCATACTGCCTAACTTTAGTGTTTTCCTCATTATTAATTAATCGGGCAGGAGCATATAACAGTATCCAAATTTCTGGTTTCAGTGCTGTAGTTGGAACACTTTGTATTGCACTTTCTCAGAATCTACATATGCTATCAATCAGTACATTTATTGCCGGCATAGGGAGTGGCCTGTCCTCCCCTGCATTCAGCAAAATTGCTGCAGTTAATTTGAAGCCAGAGGAACGGGATAAGGGAAATACATGGATTAATACTGGTACTAGCTTTGGTTTAATCATATCAGGACCACTGGCACTATTTTTCAGTAACTATTGGAGGCTAGCCTATATATTCTTTGCTGCTATTAGCTTCATTGTTATACTATGGAATCGCCGCAGCATCCCAAAAACAGACCTACAATTTAAACAATCTGGCCTACCTATAGAAAGAAAGAATAGATGGAATATTTCATGGAAAAGAAGCATTCATTTATTCATTGCTGCATTTATTACAGGCATCAGTTCTTCTATTTATTGGACCTTTTCCAGAAGCTTTTTAACGACAGAGTATGGCATGAGCACAATGGAAAGTATGTTCTTTTGGATTCTGATGGGAATTGCAGGGATTTTGGGAGGAGTTGCAGGCAATTTTATTAGACAGTTTGGGTTAGCGACTTCCTATCGAGGTGTTCTCCTTGTCTTGTTGGCTTCAATATGCTTAATTACAATTCCCTCAACCATAAGCATTTATTGTTCTGCACTCTTATTTGGTATTTCTTATATTTTTATAACCGGTGTCTTCATTGTTTGGAGTGTAAAACTGTTTGTGGAAGCACCTTTTTTAGGAGTGAGCCTGGGTTTTCTGCTTTTGGGTATAGGTCAGTCCTTCGGCTCACTTATAGCAGGAGCAATCATTGATTTAGCATCCTATGCTTTCGGCTTTCTATTATTCGCAGGAATAGGACTGTGTGGATTATTTGTTAGAACCCCTACCGATACATCAAGCAATTCTTAG
- a CDS encoding TetR/AcrR family transcriptional regulator, with product MSSKKEDLLNKAEILFYEHSFHSIGLKRVINEANVAVMTLYNHFASKEDLIMEVLKRREKRYFSYLASGISHTEKPVVELANAHFQWLKKYSAKGCMFLRAKEEFGADPSNEIVQFVNQHKQHLLYKLCQYGLNESVALKLMILFEGATALAETEDMEKVGKQLIELSKLI from the coding sequence ATGAGTTCAAAGAAGGAAGATTTATTAAATAAAGCGGAAATACTGTTTTATGAGCACAGCTTCCATTCAATCGGACTAAAACGAGTGATCAATGAAGCAAATGTGGCTGTCATGACATTATATAACCACTTTGCTTCCAAAGAAGATTTAATTATGGAAGTATTAAAAAGAAGAGAAAAAAGATATTTTTCATATCTGGCTTCCGGTATTTCTCATACTGAAAAACCGGTTGTGGAATTAGCAAATGCTCATTTTCAATGGCTGAAGAAATATAGTGCAAAAGGGTGCATGTTCCTACGGGCAAAAGAGGAATTCGGAGCAGATCCCAGTAATGAGATAGTACAGTTTGTAAATCAGCACAAGCAGCATTTGCTGTATAAGCTTTGCCAGTATGGTTTAAATGAATCAGTTGCACTTAAATTAATGATCCTGTTCGAAGGAGCAACAGCATTGGCAGAAACAGAAGATATGGAAAAAGTGGGGAAACAGTTAATCGAACTGTCCAAACTTATCTAA
- a CDS encoding sensor histidine kinase, producing the protein MFATESFVQIIEMPIFNVNLNQLISNSRYFYIFVASSKILQIIIIAIIFKFNSYFIELKLFEKEGAIFANLIIELGVFTLFIFCVNFGIFHIKNIQSYNIIIFIIYFIFLISKFKNLKEKQLAVNININYKIQEKHIKHMEEIISIIRQEKHDFANHINVIQGLCLLNKPDTIEKIDSYVRKISDTIHSSFRHLDTGNDYIDGLLSIKNSYALKNNMDFKVTINEPFSLLKIRQDELISIISNLVDNAFEAFNKSDVENKEISIITFEEDMNFCIEIADNGDVIPENIIEKIFNKGFSTKTKEKGEHGFGLYITKQLIEKNNGIIFVESTAQRTKFTVKFKMD; encoded by the coding sequence ATGTTTGCTACTGAATCTTTTGTACAAATTATTGAAATGCCTATATTTAATGTGAATTTAAATCAACTTATTTCAAATTCTAGGTATTTTTATATTTTTGTAGCATCGTCCAAAATATTACAAATAATTATTATAGCAATAATTTTTAAGTTTAACTCATATTTCATTGAACTGAAATTATTTGAAAAAGAAGGAGCTATCTTTGCTAATTTAATCATTGAATTAGGTGTATTTACCCTCTTTATATTTTGTGTTAACTTTGGTATTTTTCATATAAAAAATATCCAAAGCTATAACATTATTATTTTCATTATTTATTTTATATTTCTAATATCAAAATTCAAAAATTTAAAAGAAAAACAACTAGCTGTAAATATAAATATCAATTATAAGATTCAGGAAAAACACATCAAACATATGGAAGAAATAATTAGTATAATCAGACAGGAAAAACATGATTTTGCCAACCATATTAATGTTATACAGGGATTATGTTTGTTAAATAAGCCTGATACCATAGAAAAGATAGATAGTTATGTGCGAAAAATATCAGATACAATACATTCATCATTTAGGCACTTAGATACAGGTAATGATTACATAGACGGACTATTATCCATAAAGAATAGCTATGCATTAAAGAATAACATGGATTTCAAGGTAACAATTAATGAACCTTTTAGTTTGTTAAAAATTAGACAGGATGAATTAATAAGTATTATAAGTAATCTTGTGGATAATGCTTTTGAAGCCTTTAATAAATCAGATGTTGAAAATAAGGAAATATCTATTATAACTTTTGAGGAAGATATGAATTTTTGTATTGAGATAGCTGATAATGGAGATGTTATTCCTGAAAATATAATAGAAAAAATTTTTAATAAAGGCTTTTCTACAAAAACTAAAGAAAAGGGTGAACATGGCTTTGGATTGTATATTACTAAACAATTAATTGAGAAAAATAATGGGATCATATTTGTAGAGAGTACTGCTCAGAGAACCAAATTTACAGTGAAATTTAAAATGGATTAA
- a CDS encoding IS4 family transposase, which yields MRNNTTIFDIFQTLLKKEEVITVCAVLGYKDTSRKFTVYDLFQFFIATATNEYKSFRAGSDFMNEAGLRAVDYSTISKKAANVDYKIAKKLFEILITKCNRSTRRILKLPKDLLAVDSTTITVGEGRLKWAKFKGNKSGIKLHVALNVNTLMPQKVIETTANKHDGPIGEKLINTDCILVEDRAYGKHKRYDMFKSIKQAFVIRIKDNITLSYPKNIKSLRTENSNIIKDVTCYLGEGSSKTENRFRGVQFTDFYGKSIRVCTNLMAITPEKIADIYKERWKVESFFRFIKQNLNVKRLFGTSENAVYNQLFIALIAYVLLHFSYVNVSQNFKFVKLSFCEFVRKLLNSTLQDEVQVCIDLLFKNINNYQICLW from the coding sequence ATGAGAAATAATACCACTATATTTGATATATTTCAAACACTTTTAAAAAAAGAAGAAGTAATTACAGTATGTGCGGTTTTAGGCTATAAGGATACATCAAGAAAATTCACAGTATATGATTTGTTTCAATTTTTTATAGCGACAGCAACTAATGAATACAAAAGTTTTAGAGCTGGCTCAGATTTTATGAATGAAGCTGGATTAAGAGCAGTTGATTATTCCACAATTTCGAAGAAAGCAGCAAATGTAGATTATAAAATAGCTAAGAAATTATTTGAGATTCTTATAACTAAATGCAATCGTTCAACTCGAAGAATACTTAAATTACCAAAAGATTTATTAGCAGTAGATTCCACTACTATAACTGTTGGTGAAGGCAGATTGAAATGGGCAAAGTTCAAAGGTAATAAGTCAGGAATAAAGCTGCATGTGGCTCTTAATGTAAATACTTTAATGCCTCAAAAAGTCATTGAAACTACTGCAAACAAACATGATGGTCCAATAGGTGAAAAACTTATTAATACAGATTGTATCTTGGTAGAAGATAGAGCTTATGGGAAACATAAGAGATATGATATGTTTAAATCTATAAAACAAGCATTTGTCATAAGAATCAAAGACAATATAACTCTAAGTTATCCAAAAAACATAAAAAGTTTAAGAACTGAAAATTCTAATATAATCAAGGATGTTACTTGTTATCTTGGAGAAGGCTCTTCTAAAACTGAAAATAGATTTAGAGGTGTTCAATTTACTGACTTCTATGGAAAATCCATAAGGGTATGTACTAACTTAATGGCTATTACACCTGAAAAAATTGCAGATATCTATAAAGAAAGATGGAAAGTTGAAAGCTTTTTTAGATTTATAAAGCAAAATTTGAATGTTAAAAGATTGTTTGGAACAAGTGAAAATGCAGTTTACAATCAACTTTTTATAGCTTTAATTGCGTATGTATTACTTCATTTTTCTTATGTTAATGTGTCTCAAAATTTCAAATTTGTTAAGTTATCATTTTGTGAGTTTGTTAGAAAACTTCTTAATTCTACACTTCAAGACGAAGTTCAAGTATGCATTGACTTATTATTTAAAAATATCAATAATTATCAAATTTGTTTATGGTGA
- a CDS encoding cyclic lactone autoinducer peptide, with product MKILGSLSLFLATIVIVPTCTFSGYQPKCPDELLK from the coding sequence ATGAAAATATTAGGTTCTTTATCTTTGTTCCTAGCAACAATAGTTATAGTTCCAACCTGTACATTCAGTGGTTATCAACCAAAGTGTCCCGATGAACTCTTAAAATAA
- a CDS encoding Spo0E family sporulation regulatory protein-aspartic acid phosphatase, which yields MKEILEKIRDKLNNMLDSGEFTSDEILAVSQELDKLILAYYRLDSSYSENKT from the coding sequence ATGAAAGAAATATTAGAAAAAATAAGAGATAAACTAAATAATATGTTAGATTCAGGTGAATTTACTAGTGATGAAATATTAGCTGTAAGTCAAGAGTTAGACAAGCTTATTCTTGCTTATTATAGACTTGATTCAAGCTATTCGGAAAATAAAACTTAA
- a CDS encoding ABC transporter permease — protein sequence MMIKGDWVTAELSNSKRSYLLMRDADKNFWSDMNLKNTLIEGRLPRKSGEIIVSKLFFTDNPAYKIGDKLTLPIGNRMLDNKIILTQNYKHSGETFKMAGTKTYTIVGKLDFFGISAYPEYIAMEYLNVADIQPNDELTVYMRFKNPRKIYETLPDIAESVGLTKDEYGQYGVMYNTQLLNLYGISDKSTTSTQFIIILAIVMILFLLIMGAFVLIIYNAFSLSANSRIKELSILKSLGATPEQIKYSVLYEGFLLWLIQLPIGLIIGYIFSYIVFSKVNGILSITEDYKNINVSFSWVVIAFSVIISLITVLVSAYIPARKVAKVPAISGIRQNSQMIKIKKTRHHSIINRIFGIG from the coding sequence ATGATGATTAAAGGAGATTGGGTTACTGCTGAACTTTCTAATTCCAAACGTTCATATCTGTTAATGAGAGATGCAGATAAAAATTTTTGGAGTGACATGAATCTGAAAAATACTCTTATAGAGGGGCGCCTTCCTAGAAAATCCGGTGAAATTATCGTATCAAAATTATTCTTTACAGACAATCCTGCATATAAAATTGGTGATAAGTTAACACTTCCTATAGGAAATCGTATGCTTGATAACAAAATAATTTTAACGCAAAATTATAAACACTCAGGTGAAACATTTAAGATGGCAGGAACCAAGACTTATACAATAGTTGGAAAATTGGATTTTTTTGGAATCTCAGCTTATCCAGAATATATTGCTATGGAATATTTGAATGTTGCAGACATTCAACCTAATGATGAACTTACGGTTTATATGCGTTTTAAAAATCCTCGTAAAATATATGAGACATTACCTGATATTGCAGAATCTGTTGGATTAACCAAAGACGAATATGGACAGTATGGAGTTATGTATAATACCCAGTTGCTAAATTTATATGGAATTAGCGATAAAAGTACTACAAGTACTCAGTTTATTATAATTTTAGCTATAGTAATGATCCTCTTTTTACTAATTATGGGTGCATTTGTTCTTATTATTTATAATGCATTCTCCTTGTCTGCCAACAGCCGGATTAAAGAATTGAGCATCCTAAAAAGTCTGGGAGCAACTCCAGAACAAATTAAGTATTCTGTCCTTTATGAAGGATTTTTGCTGTGGCTTATTCAATTACCAATTGGTTTAATAATAGGATATATATTTAGTTATATTGTATTCTCTAAGGTTAACGGAATTCTTAGCATTACAGAAGATTATAAGAATATAAATGTTTCTTTCTCTTGGGTAGTAATTGCTTTTTCTGTAATCATCTCGTTAATTACTGTTTTAGTCTCAGCATATATTCCTGCAAGAAAAGTGGCAAAAGTGCCAGCTATTTCTGGAATACGCCAGAATAGCCAAATGATAAAAATTAAAAAGACGAGGCATCATTCAATAATTAACAGAATATTTGGTATAGGATGA
- a CDS encoding DapH/DapD/GlmU-related protein: MDDARIYIGNNVMFGANVSLMATNHPLIAEERTTMKYPDGHISMSEYAEEIHIGNNVWIAANVVIIGGVHIGDNAVIGAGSVVTEDIPASYLAYGVPCKPVRMITEKDSKLDLL; the protein is encoded by the coding sequence ATGGATGATGCAAGAATTTATATAGGTAATAATGTTATGTTTGGTGCAAACGTATCTTTAATGGCTACCAATCACCCACTGATCGCAGAGGAAAGAACGACTATGAAATATCCAGATGGTCATATTTCAATGTCTGAATATGCCGAAGAGATTCATATAGGAAATAATGTTTGGATTGCAGCAAATGTTGTAATTATCGGTGGTGTTCATATTGGCGATAATGCTGTTATTGGAGCAGGCAGTGTAGTAACAGAGGATATTCCTGCTAGCTATCTTGCGTATGGCGTTCCTTGCAAACCTGTGCGAATGATTACTGAAAAAGATTCAAAATTAGACTTACTGTAA
- a CDS encoding death on curing protein, which translates to MKYISIEYILKLHDKLIKATGGAKEIRAIDQVSESISDILNAELSSKTIKA; encoded by the coding sequence ATGAAGTACATTTCAATTGAATATATTTTAAAACTTCATGACAAACTCATCAAAGCCACAGGTGGAGCAAAAGAAATAAGAGCCATAGACCAGGTAAGTGAAAGCATATCTGATATTCTTAATGCTGAATTAAGTTCCAAAACTATTAAAGCATAA
- a CDS encoding DUF4351 domain-containing protein, which produces MEYLFLIEDSELEGKYEEFKKSQGGVFSMSVDEIRKIHYTQKGREEGREEARLRDVERVLKLINKKFNYSDRTFNERIKKASSNELNLIIENILDIEKLEDIDGYLS; this is translated from the coding sequence TTGGAATATTTATTTTTAATTGAAGACTCAGAGTTGGAAGGTAAATATGAGGAATTTAAAAAATCACAGGGAGGTGTATTTAGCATGTCTGTTGATGAAATAAGGAAAATACACTACACACAAAAAGGCAGAGAGGAAGGAAGAGAAGAAGCTAGGTTAAGGGATGTAGAAAGGGTTTTAAAACTGATTAATAAAAAGTTTAATTATTCAGATAGAACTTTTAATGAGAGGATAAAAAAAGCAAGTAGTAATGAACTAAATTTAATTATTGAAAATATTTTAGATATAGAAAAATTAGAAGATATAGATGGATATTTATCATGA
- a CDS encoding PH domain-containing protein, whose amino-acid sequence MSNIERNHILRLFYNFINMIKNFIPLGIILIGFLATKTGLIKSILILSILIILILLCELAAWRRNFFIVKVNSIYHEEGVFSIKKIEIPLDRINTIDISQKLLERLFKVATIKIDTGDTSTSGSELKFTLNKNRAESLRNILLKNQEYDSQKTQDNYHYIIDTKHLFIYSLISNSLFKGIGLLFVAEQFFEDYLKSFININTSKYINQLEKNDLYHSITIIIFLLFVLIFISIFLSIIYNVFKYYNFKLWADEKNIYVNYGIANKKNYSFDKTKVKGIHIKQSILMQHFKFFTLEIENIGYGDEKGEKAILYPICSDSLKKDIFKNILGEFEYSGEVNKPQKHTYFRFLYKKFILWAVIAIICFFIKPVFVLPSLIILLFLFVMGHLEFKNTAFGMDKNMVYMCCNSFNKTQSLLKIKAVQSMTLSYSYFQHNKGICNYSVILQSSTFGKTLKVKNLKNNIAGEPFK is encoded by the coding sequence TTGTCTAACATAGAAAGAAACCATATTTTAAGACTATTTTATAATTTTATAAATATGATTAAAAATTTTATACCCCTTGGAATCATACTAATAGGGTTTTTAGCAACCAAAACAGGACTTATAAAATCCATCTTAATACTATCCATTTTAATTATACTTATACTTTTATGTGAACTGGCAGCATGGAGAAGAAATTTTTTTATAGTAAAAGTGAACTCAATATATCATGAAGAAGGGGTTTTTAGTATAAAAAAAATTGAAATCCCCTTAGATAGAATTAATACAATAGATATTTCCCAGAAGCTTTTAGAAAGACTTTTCAAGGTAGCCACTATTAAAATTGATACAGGAGATACCTCTACCAGTGGAAGCGAACTAAAATTTACTTTAAATAAAAATAGGGCAGAAAGCCTAAGAAATATTCTGCTAAAAAATCAGGAGTATGATTCTCAAAAAACACAGGATAATTATCATTATATTATAGATACAAAGCATTTATTTATATATTCACTTATTTCAAATTCACTCTTTAAAGGAATTGGACTGTTATTTGTTGCAGAACAATTTTTTGAGGATTATTTAAAGTCCTTTATCAATATAAATACTTCAAAATATATTAATCAACTGGAAAAAAATGATCTCTATCACAGTATAACAATAATAATATTTTTACTGTTTGTTTTAATATTTATAAGTATTTTTTTATCTATTATATATAATGTCTTTAAGTATTATAATTTTAAACTGTGGGCTGACGAGAAAAATATTTATGTAAATTATGGCATTGCAAATAAAAAAAATTACTCCTTTGACAAAACAAAAGTAAAAGGCATACACATAAAACAAAGTATTTTGATGCAGCATTTTAAATTTTTCACCTTGGAAATTGAAAATATAGGCTATGGAGATGAAAAAGGTGAAAAAGCTATACTCTATCCAATATGTAGTGATTCGTTAAAAAAAGATATTTTTAAAAATATACTTGGAGAATTTGAATATAGCGGAGAAGTGAACAAGCCCCAGAAACATACTTACTTTAGATTTTTATATAAAAAATTTATACTCTGGGCTGTTATAGCAATTATCTGCTTTTTTATAAAACCTGTATTTGTATTACCCAGTTTAATAATCTTATTATTCTTATTTGTCATGGGACATTTAGAGTTTAAAAACACTGCTTTTGGCATGGATAAAAATATGGTCTATATGTGCTGCAATAGCTTTAATAAAACCCAATCTCTGTTAAAAATAAAGGCGGTACAATCAATGACCCTGTCCTACAGTTATTTTCAACACAATAAAGGAATTTGTAACTACAGTGTTATTTTACAAAGTTCCACTTTTGGTAAAACTCTGAAGGTAAAAAATTTGAAAAACAATATTGCAGGAGAACCATTTAAGTAA